Part of the Citrus sinensis cultivar Valencia sweet orange chromosome 2, DVS_A1.0, whole genome shotgun sequence genome, GCAGATTTATTCTTTCCCTTTTTAAGAGTTTGATGAATACCATTTACCTGTGGTAAAactaatttacattaattaaaataaattcattaatttatattgtactattctttattcttaattatctCAAAAAATATCAATGATATCTTGTTTCATGCGTAAAAAAAGAGTCAAATCCTGGAAAAAtgttatgaataaaaatagatagaGATGAAAGCATCCCACGACTTGTTGTGAACCTTTAGATGTACTCAagacattcaaattttaatttttttcttattttgaattttaagtcTATGAAAAGTTAGACAAAAGACAAACTaccataaaattaatcaatcccaaaatgatattaaccgttttcttttatataagaTGCACGATTAACATTATCAACAAGAGAAACATAGAAAGTTTTGTTTACATAcctaaagaaattaagaaaagagaCATCATGAATAggtttctttagagaaaagaGCGAAGTAGGGATATTTCTGGAATAAAAAAGGgtgtcaataaaaattatctgatgtttcaaattatttaatagggtatatttagaaaatgagTTTTAAGAGGGTAACAAGAGGGTGCCAATAGTCTAActcaaaaaacaaattcagtagttttttttttacaggaTCAATAAATTAAACGTAGGTGATTATTGCTATAGCATTATAATGAGATTGCTCTCCCATTTTGATCCTTTCAGATATACATTATTGGTACACATACAAGAAACGTGACTATTTTGATCCTTTGAGTTTTAAAACGTTTTTATTCTTCATAATAGTTCATATCagtcttctttttctttttattttataagtcaTAAGCAAACCTCGTGCTTATATGTGTTTATAAGTCATAAGCAAACCTCGTGCTTATAAGCAAACCTCGTGCTCATAagcaattataaaataaaaagaaaacctcGTGCTTATATGTGTTTATAAGTCATAAGCAAACCTCGTgcttataaaagaaaaagaaaaagaagactGCTATGAATTAttatgaagaataaaaaagttttaaaactcaaaataaggCATGTGCCCCATCTCATCCACCAGTCGTAATTGAACAACcatgaagaataaaaaattatcgaaACGCAAAAAGAGGGATGTGCCCGATCTCATCCAGCGAAAGGCTTTAATCCGCCCATGCATCATAATATATAAGTAGGAATAGGTCTGTTGTTGTTGTATGCACAAGACTCCCCAGCTACTTGCTAAGGAAACAAGGAATGGCTCTACTTGTTGTTGTGATCCTTTTTTGTCTTCCCATCTTTCTattgtttcttcttcaaaaacacagaaaaaacaaaagcgcTAAATTTCCACCTGGCCCTCCTGGTCTCCCCATAATCGGTAACCTCCACCAGTTCGATACCACAAAccttgcattttatttatggaaACTTTCCAAACAATATGGTTCCATCTTTTCTCTACGTCTTGGTCTTAGACCAGCCATAGTAATTTCTTCAGCAAAATTGGCTAAAGAGACCTTCAAAACTCACGATCTTCAATTTGCTGGCAGGCCAGTTTTGCTTGGCCTGCAAACGCTATCTTACAATTACTTGGGCGTCACTTTTGCCCCACATTACAATGAATGGAGAGACATGAGGAAAAGATTTGTCACCTCTTTGCTTAACTCTAATAGAATTGAGCAATTTCGTCGAGTTCGAAAGGATGAGATTTTCCGTATGGTTGAAAAAATATCAAAGCTAGGCGATGCCGCTGATGAAGATGGTTCATCCAAAGTGCCAATCAACTTAAGCGAGATAGCGATGACTTGCGTacgtaatattatttttagagtcACTTTTAGCAAGCGCTTTGAAGATGATGGCCCAGCAGCTGTAAATAGATTGGATTATCTTCTTGCGGAAACTCAGCTCCTGTCTGGGACCATTTTTTTCTCAGActgctctttttctttcatcgGTAATTGCCTCGATAGAATCACAGGAATGCATCGCCGTCTCCAAAAGCATTTCAAAGATTGTGATCGATATTATCAACAACTCATCGATGACCATTTGGATCCAAAGCGACCACAAGCTGCTGGTCAGCAAGGGGACTTAATCGACGACTTACTTAATCTCACTAAAGCTGGTGATCTGACATTGGATGATGTCAAAGCAGCAATCATGGTACATACATAATCTATTCCTTttaccaaaaattaatttatttctcatCTAGCTGTTCCCCACTGACGTACTTGGCCGAGTGGATCTCAAGTATGCCTGGCCACCCCAGTTCGAATCATCAATTTTGGTTTGCCATTTCTCGTATAATTCACTTGCTTAATACATGTGCTTTAATTTGCATATATGCAGGAAATATTTATAGGTACCACGGACACGAGTAAAGTTACTATTGAAATGGCTATGACCCACCTAATGAAGAATCCTGAAGCAATGAAGAAGGCTCAAGAAGAAGTTAGAAGTGTGGTTAAAGATAAAGGGTTTGTAGATGAAGATGATATTCCAAGATTAGAGTATATCAATGCTGTAATCAAAGAGACAATGAGGATTCAACCAGCGGCTCAATTCATCCCAAAGGCAACTTCAGAAAGGTGCGTTATCGATGGTTATCACATACCAGCTGAGACAATGGTTTTAGTTAATGTGTGGGCAATAGGAAGGGACCCTCAAGTTTGGGATAAGCCAGACAAATTTTTTCCTGAGAG contains:
- the LOC102612640 gene encoding cytochrome P450 83B1-like, with amino-acid sequence MRKRFVTSLLNSNRIEQFRRVRKDEIFRMVEKISKLGDAADEDGSSKVPINLSEIAMTCVRNIIFRVTFSKRFEDDGPAAVNRLDYLLAETQLLSGTIFFSDCSFSFIGNCLDRITGMHRRLQKHFKDCDRYYQQLIDDHLDPKRPQAAGQQGDLIDDLLNLTKAGDLTLDDVKAAIMEIFIGTTDTSKVTIEMAMTHLMKNPEAMKKAQEEVRSVVKDKGFVDEDDIPRLEYINAVIKETMRIQPAAQFIPKATSERCVIDGYHIPAETMVLVNVWAIGRDPQVWDKPDKFFPERFVGSNIDMGGQNFEFIPFGSGRRICPGIPIALPSVELALANLLYKFDWKMPHGMKIDDLDFEATPGLTQHKKKPLKLVATKSI